Genomic window (Staphylococcus debuckii):
TTAGAAGTTGCTTTATCACGGCGAATATGTTGTTCACGTGCTTGTAAAGTTAAGACAAAACCGCGGTTGCCATGGTCATCTTCTGTTTGTCCAACTAAACGACCAGGTACTTTACGCATTAATTTTTTAGTTGTAGCAAAGAATCCGCAATGCGGGCCGCCAAATTGTGCAGGAATTCCAAATGGTTGTGTATCTCCTACAACAATATCAGCTCCGAATTCACCTGGAGGAGTCAATAAACCAAGTGAAAGTGGATTTGTATAAACAATGAACAATGTTTTTTTGCTCTTAATTAATGATTTAATTTTCTCTAAATCTTCTATAGATCCATAGAAGTTTGGATATTGAACAGCAACAGCTGCTGTATCATCGTCAATTGCAGCTTCTAATTTATCAAGATCAGTAATTGTACCATCTAAGTCTACTTCAACAATTTCATAATCATTTCTGATTTTTGCGTAAGTATGCAAGACTTGTAAAGCTTGATAATGTAGACCTTTAGAAACTACAATTTTATTCTTTTTAGTTTGGCTGAAAGCTAAAATACATGCTTCAGCGAATGCTGTGATGCCATCATACATTGATGAGTTTGCAACATCCATACCAGTCAATTCACAAATTAAAGTTTGGAATTCAAAGATTGCTTGTAATTCACCTTGAGAAATTTCAGGTTGATAAGGTGTATATGCAGTATAGAATTCTGAACGAGAAATCATAGCATCTACTACAGCTGGGGTATAATGATCATAAACTCCAGCGCCTAAGAAAGATGTATGATCTTCTTTAGTTATATTTTTATTTGCAATTCTGCTTAGTCTTTTAAATAAAGTTGTTTCATCTTCACCATTTGGAATATCCAACTCTCTGTTAAGCAGTATTTCTTTTGGTACGTCTCCAAATAATTCTTCAACGGAACTTGCTCCGATTGTTTCTAACATTTCTTGCTTGTCTTTTTCAGTTAACGGTATATATCGATGACTCACCACTGCCACCCCTTTACTAATTATTTACTAATTTGATTTTTCTTAACAATTTTAGCTTTAACTTGTCTTTTTCTGATTTGTACTAGTACTTCGCGACCCATTTCAAATTCATCGCGGTTAATGATTGCTAGTGCGATACTTTTTCCAGTTGATGGAGATTGTGTACCAGAGGTAACTCGCCCTATTTTATTACCATCTAAATCTAATACATCATATCCAGTTCTTGGAATACCTTTATCAATCATTTCTAATCCGACAGTACGTTCTTTAGAACCATTTTCTTTTTGGTCTTTTAAGACTTCTTTACCAATGAAATCTGCATCAATCAATGGTTTAGCAGCGAAAGCAATTCCACCGACATAAGGCGTGATTTCTTCTGATAAATCTTGGCCATGCAACGGAAGGCCGGCTTCTAAACGTAAAGTATCACGAGCACCTAATCCTGCAGGAACAAGGTCTTTATTTTCAAGTAAGCCGTCCCAAATATCAACGACATCATTTGAATTACAATAAATTTCAAAACCATCTTCACCAGTATAACCAGATTGAGATAAAATCACATTTTTACCGAAGATTGTTACATCTTTTTTGAAATCAAATGGTTTCATATCAGTCACATCAACATCGACTAAACTTCCCACATAGTCTCTTGCTTTTGGACCTTGAACAGCCAATTGACCATATTGATCTGATACGTTTTCAACTTTTACGTCAAACTTATCAGAATGAGATTTAATCCATTCAAAATCTTTATCAGTATTTGCTGCATTTACAACTAATAAATATTTTTGATCATCTAATTTGTAAGTAATTAAATCATCAATAATTCCGCCCTTTTCATTACAAAGTGCAGTATACTGAGATTTGCTATCAGTAAGCTGATCTGTATCATTTGAAAGTACATATTGGATAAAATCAGCAGCATCTTTACCTTCAATTAATATTTCGCCCATATGGCTTACATCAAAGATACCCATTTCTTCTCTGACAGCTTTATGTTCGTCTTTAATACTTGAAAATTGAACAGGCATAGCCCAACCGCCGAATTCCACAATTTTAGCATCGCTTTCAACGAAACGATCATATAACGGCGTCTTTTTTAAATCATTTGCCATTTTTTAACCTCCTAATATGTGATTAAATATTAAAAACAGGATAGCAAATAAAATTGCTACCCTGTAGTTACCTTCAGGAACGCGTCCCAGTATTATCCTTTTGCCTGAGAGATTCGAACAATATCTTGCCCCTTCGGCGATAAATTCTGATAATTCATTAAATAGTTTAATGATAATTAAACAAAATTTATACTCTCCAATACTGATCATCCGCATTTAAAATATCCATCAAATTTTGATACAAAATATCAATTTCAATATTTGTATCTATTCTGCTGAATGCGATTTCATTATATCGTGAAAGTCTTGATAAATACAACCTTTTTAAATCATCAAATGCTTTATTATTAGCATTTGGTCGATTGCTATCATTTTTAATTCGCTCGTATATAACTTCGATATCAGTATCTAACCAAAAAATATTATTTAATTTAGATAAAGTATTCATAGATGTTACACTTTCGACGATTCCTCCACCTGTCGATATTATATCGTATTTTTCTAGAGATTCGATTAAATATTTACTTTCAAGTTCACGAAATTTTTGTTCGCCTTCTTCTGCAAATATTTCTGGTATACTCTTTTTTGTTTCTTTCTCTATAATTTTATCTAAATCAGCAAAAGTTTTATTTTCTTTATGCGCTATATATTCTGCTAAAGTCGTTTTGCCTGTACCCATGAAGCCGATTAATATAACTGGTGCTGTTTTGCTAATTTCTTTTTTCACTTGCATCATCCTTATTATAAAGACTTGTTAACTGTTCAGTATAATACATATTTAAATTGTGTATCGTCTTTAATTTTAATCCAAATTGAATGTTATAGGAAGTAATGATTAAAATGAATAGCATAAATACGATTGCGGTGAAAGGAAGCATATATGCGTGTGCCTTAAATAATAAGTATTTTCTTATATTGCCGATTATTCTCAAATAATGTTAAGTCCACCTTAATATATTTATTATTGATTTTTGTAAGTTTAAAGTCTTTGATATTTTGGAGAAGAGTGATATTTCCTTTTCCGTCTACTGTCTTATAAATCTTTTCCTTTGTAAAAGTGTAATTAATGAGACGCCCCTTTTTCTTGGCAATCAAGTGGTTATTATCAATTTCAATATTCTTAATTGAAATTTCATTAAGCTCTCTAGTTATATCTTGAGAGAAAAATTCAAAGTTTATAAGTGCAGTATCGTTTATTTGATTATTAAGTGCATTGACAGATTGAAATAATGGAGGAATTAAACTAAGTGCCAAACAGAAAATTGAAAATGCAAAAAGAGTTTCAATTAAAGTAAAAGCCAAGAACTTATTATTTTTTGATACATTGTTTTTTATCAACTTCTGAATCAACAATACATATTTCTTTATTATCGCTTTTAATAATATAGTGTTCAATTTCAACTCCTTGAGTTAATTCTTTCGTTTTAAAACGATGTGTTGCAGTTATCAATATTCTATTCATTTCTGCAACGTGGATTTCGTTTCTAAATTGTTGATGTTGATTTATAGTAAAAGGTAAAAATAGTAATATTAATGTCAATATAAGACCAAAAGAAGTCAGTGCATCTAATAGAAAAGATGCTTTAAACTTTTTGTTTTTCAATTCTTAAACTGCCTTTCTCAATATGAAAAATAAATCTGAACAAGGTTTGGTCAAATTTAATATAAATTGAACCAAAACGATTGAGTTGGCCTTCTTTATCAATGGTAACAATATCCATATTGCTGCTGTCTTTTATTATCCCATTTTCTAGTTGAATAGTATTAATTTTATTTCTTTCTTCTACTACTTTAACTTCTTTAGCTCCTCGATTGAATATTAATGTGATACTATTTTGATCCTTAATTGCCTTTGATTTTAAATATATAATTTGTGATGCTAGATTTTTGGCTTTAGCTTCACTTTGAATTTTAGTATATTGAGCTTGATTTTGAGCTGATAAACTTAAAAATGTGAATAAGCTTATTAAAGAAAGAACTAAAAGTGTTTCTAACATAGTAAAAGCTTCAACTTTTCTAACTAATAGAAGCTTCACCATTTTTAATAGTAATGCTTTCTCCAGATTTGCATTTCTTTTGGCCTTCTTTTAAATATCCTTGAGTGACAAGATCATCAACTGAATCTGGTTTTCGATTATTTTTTAAAGTATAAGCTTCAATTTGACTATTTACCATTTTTTGTTGTGCTTCGCAGCCGGTTGCTTGTACATGTTCAGATTGCTTAGCGATATTAGGAATAATGAGTATCAAGAGAACACTGATTACTAAAAGTACAAGTAACATTTCTAAAAGCGTGAAAGCCTTAATATTTCGGCTTTTTATTTTCAAATAAATTTTTTTCATAAAAACGTTCCTTTCAGGTTATTTAATAGATTGCATCATATCAAACATAGGCAGCATAATTACAAGATATAAAGATACAATTAAAAGACCAAGAAGTAAGAAAATAACGGGTTGTATCAGTCTGATTTGTTTATTCATTTTTGTCTCGATTTGACTTAATAATATTTGTGTATAAATAGTAAGTTCTACTTCTAGTTTGCCGCTTTTCTCACCTTGCTCTATGAATTGGATTAAATCGTTTTCAAAGCAGCCTATACTCTTGAAAATTTCTGGCAAGCTCAGACCTCTTTGTATATGGTCAATTGTGTAATTGCCGATATATTTAAGAAATAAATCGACATTTTGCTCTGTGTATATTTTTGAAATTTGTTGTAACACAATACCGTTTCGGAAAAATAAAGAAAGTTCATTTGCAACTTGATAAGTTTTGAAGAGTTTAAAATATTTGCTTATAATGGGTATTTTTAAAATGAATATCAATCGTTGTTTGATCGTTAATTTCCTATAAACTAAATATGCAGATATGCTCATAATAGAAATAAGGATGAGGAGGGATAAAATAATAAGCGGGAAATGTTGAATGAGGTTATTTAAAATTTTTAATGTCGGAGATAGGTGAATGTCCATCGTAGAATATATTTGTTGGAATTCGGGGAGTATAAAATGATTAATTCCGAACAGCATCATCATAAAGACAAAGATTAATATGAGAGGATATTGGATAGTCTTAATTAATTTCTGTTTGGTCTCATTTTTTCTTTTGAGAAATTCATAAGCGTCCTTTAAATTTTCAGTAAGTTGTCCATATTTTTCAGAGAAGTAGATTTGCATAATAATAGTTCGTGGAAAATCGAGAAATTTCAGTATTGAATAGCAAGAAGCGCCATTTTCAATAAGATGGATAATGTCTTTAGCAGTCTCCTTTTGTTTATATTGAATATGCATATTTAAAAAGGTAAAACATTCAATTAATGTAAAACCATGTTCTAATAGGATATTCAAACGATACAACAAAGTTAACTGTTCTTTGGTGCTTAGTTTTTTTGAAGTAACAAAGGGATACTTAAGTATATCTTTCGAGAATCTCTTCACAGATAACGCCCTCTTCGCTCATTTGAGTTAATACTTTACTTAATTTCATAAAATGTTTCGGCATTGTATAATCATGTTTGAAAAAATACTGTATATCTGACTGATACATTGTTTCATAAGCGAGTTCGCGATTGCCGTATTGATTTGTAACTAAACGCTGATTTGAGATTAACGCGATGGATTGTTGGGCTTCCTGCGGTGTGATACCCATTTCTAATAATCTTAATAATGCGCCTTCGCAATCATTAGAATGTAAGGTGGATAAAACTAAGTGGCCGCTCAAAGCAGCATGTATTACACATTTAGCTATTTGAGCATCTCTGATTTCACCAATAAGAATGATATCGGGATCGCAACGTAAGATGGCTTTGAAAGAACTCTCATAATTAATGCCTGCCTTTTCATTAACTGATATTTGAGTGATACCAGTAATTCTTTTTTCCACAGGATCTTCGACGGTTATAATATTTAAATTCAAATGTTCTTGTGCAAAAGCAACCATTTCATACATCATAGTGCTTTTACCTGAACCAGTTGGTCCCGTAAAAAGTATGAGCCCTTGTTTCTTATTCATAAGATGATAGAAATTTTTAGGTCCTGCCATTTTTGAATCTTGGGAATAATACTGTGGTGAAAGACGTATTACACAGCTTTCCATACCTAAAGAAAGCGGTAGAGTCGATATCCGCAAATTATACAAAGTTTGATGCTTAAAAGTTGTTTGTCCACTTTGAGCTTGATGATAATTTGAAACATCGAGTCCTGCTTGAAATTTCATAAAGGTAAGCAATTTTGAATAATTTAGAATCTCAATTTTATCGTAATTAATCAAATCATCATTAACTCTGAATTTAATCGAGACTTCCTTTTCAAGCGGTATAAAATGAATATCTGATACGTTCTTAGCAATTGCATCCTTCAAAATTTGGTCTAAAAGTTTTTTCATAAAAAATCACCTCCTACAATAATAAACGTAGAAGGTGAGGGAATTTCTTTTAATTTATGAAATTTCTTTTAACCATGAAGATATGGATTTAATTGTTCATCGTTGACAGTCGTTGAAGAACCGTGCCCTGGATATAACGGTAAGTCGCCTTCAATTTCAAAAATTTTATCTTGAATTGAATCGACTAAAGTCTCATAATCACCGCGGTATAAATCAGTTCGACCTATGCCGTTGTTGAATAATGTGTCTCCTACGACTGCGAAATCGTTAAATACATAAGTTAAACTGCCAGGTGAATGTCCTGGTGTATGAA
Coding sequences:
- the gcvT gene encoding glycine cleavage system aminomethyltransferase GcvT, with the translated sequence MANDLKKTPLYDRFVESDAKIVEFGGWAMPVQFSSIKDEHKAVREEMGIFDVSHMGEILIEGKDAADFIQYVLSNDTDQLTDSKSQYTALCNEKGGIIDDLITYKLDDQKYLLVVNAANTDKDFEWIKSHSDKFDVKVENVSDQYGQLAVQGPKARDYVGSLVDVDVTDMKPFDFKKDVTIFGKNVILSQSGYTGEDGFEIYCNSNDVVDIWDGLLENKDLVPAGLGARDTLRLEAGLPLHGQDLSEEITPYVGGIAFAAKPLIDADFIGKEVLKDQKENGSKERTVGLEMIDKGIPRTGYDVLDLDGNKIGRVTSGTQSPSTGKSIALAIINRDEFEMGREVLVQIRKRQVKAKIVKKNQISK
- the comGF gene encoding competence type IV pilus minor pilin ComGF; its protein translation is MAFTLIETLFAFSIFCLALSLIPPLFQSVNALNNQINDTALINFEFFSQDITRELNEISIKNIEIDNNHLIAKKKGRLINYTFTKEKIYKTVDGKGNITLLQNIKDFKLTKINNKYIKVDLTLFENNRQYKKILII
- the comGB gene encoding competence type IV pilus assembly protein ComGB → MKRFSKDILKYPFVTSKKLSTKEQLTLLYRLNILLEHGFTLIECFTFLNMHIQYKQKETAKDIIHLIENGASCYSILKFLDFPRTIIMQIYFSEKYGQLTENLKDAYEFLKRKNETKQKLIKTIQYPLILIFVFMMMLFGINHFILPEFQQIYSTMDIHLSPTLKILNNLIQHFPLIILSLLILISIMSISAYLVYRKLTIKQRLIFILKIPIISKYFKLFKTYQVANELSLFFRNGIVLQQISKIYTEQNVDLFLKYIGNYTIDHIQRGLSLPEIFKSIGCFENDLIQFIEQGEKSGKLEVELTIYTQILLSQIETKMNKQIRLIQPVIFLLLGLLIVSLYLVIMLPMFDMMQSIK
- a CDS encoding shikimate kinase yields the protein MKKEISKTAPVILIGFMGTGKTTLAEYIAHKENKTFADLDKIIEKETKKSIPEIFAEEGEQKFRELESKYLIESLEKYDIISTGGGIVESVTSMNTLSKLNNIFWLDTDIEVIYERIKNDSNRPNANNKAFDDLKRLYLSRLSRYNEIAFSRIDTNIEIDILYQNLMDILNADDQYWRV
- the comGA gene encoding competence type IV pilus ATPase ComGA, which codes for MKKLLDQILKDAIAKNVSDIHFIPLEKEVSIKFRVNDDLINYDKIEILNYSKLLTFMKFQAGLDVSNYHQAQSGQTTFKHQTLYNLRISTLPLSLGMESCVIRLSPQYYSQDSKMAGPKNFYHLMNKKQGLILFTGPTGSGKSTMMYEMVAFAQEHLNLNIITVEDPVEKRITGITQISVNEKAGINYESSFKAILRCDPDIILIGEIRDAQIAKCVIHAALSGHLVLSTLHSNDCEGALLRLLEMGITPQEAQQSIALISNQRLVTNQYGNRELAYETMYQSDIQYFFKHDYTMPKHFMKLSKVLTQMSEEGVICEEILERYT
- the comGC gene encoding competence type IV pilus major pilin ComGC, which encodes MKKIYLKIKSRNIKAFTLLEMLLVLLVISVLLILIIPNIAKQSEHVQATGCEAQQKMVNSQIEAYTLKNNRKPDSVDDLVTQGYLKEGQKKCKSGESITIKNGEASIS
- the gcvPA gene encoding aminomethyl-transferring glycine dehydrogenase subunit GcvPA; this encodes MSHRYIPLTEKDKQEMLETIGASSVEELFGDVPKEILLNRELDIPNGEDETTLFKRLSRIANKNITKEDHTSFLGAGVYDHYTPAVVDAMISRSEFYTAYTPYQPEISQGELQAIFEFQTLICELTGMDVANSSMYDGITAFAEACILAFSQTKKNKIVVSKGLHYQALQVLHTYAKIRNDYEIVEVDLDGTITDLDKLEAAIDDDTAAVAVQYPNFYGSIEDLEKIKSLIKSKKTLFIVYTNPLSLGLLTPPGEFGADIVVGDTQPFGIPAQFGGPHCGFFATTKKLMRKVPGRLVGQTEDDHGNRGFVLTLQAREQHIRRDKATSNICSNQALNALASSIAMSALGKQGLQDIAEQNFENANYTKKQFEDAGIEVLPGTSFNEFVIKLDKPVKEVNDKLLDEGIIGGFDLSEVNEDMGQAMLVAVTELRTKDEIDTFVKKVGEINGK
- the comGD gene encoding competence type IV pilus minor pilin ComGD, which gives rise to MLETLLVLSLISLFTFLSLSAQNQAQYTKIQSEAKAKNLASQIIYLKSKAIKDQNSITLIFNRGAKEVKVVEERNKINTIQLENGIIKDSSNMDIVTIDKEGQLNRFGSIYIKFDQTLFRFIFHIEKGSLRIEKQKV